The following are encoded together in the Saliniramus fredricksonii genome:
- a CDS encoding Lrp/AsnC ligand binding domain-containing protein: MTEIDRTDRRILQELQRDGRLANVELAERIGLSPTATGERLRRLQKDGVITGFGARIAPGKLGLGLLVFVEVSLDKTTPDVFERFAEAVRRAPEVLECHMVAGGFDYLIKTRFGTMSAYRRFLGEGLLSLPGVRETRTYAVMEEVKTDGPLPV, encoded by the coding sequence ATGACGGAAATTGATCGGACAGACCGGCGCATCCTTCAGGAGCTTCAGCGCGACGGGCGCCTCGCCAATGTCGAACTCGCGGAGCGTATCGGCCTTTCGCCGACGGCAACCGGCGAGCGCCTGCGCCGTCTGCAGAAGGACGGCGTGATCACCGGTTTCGGTGCACGGATTGCGCCCGGGAAACTCGGACTGGGATTGCTCGTCTTTGTCGAAGTCTCGCTGGACAAGACGACGCCGGATGTCTTCGAGCGTTTCGCGGAGGCCGTCAGGCGCGCGCCGGAAGTTCTGGAATGTCATATGGTTGCTGGCGGCTTCGACTATCTGATCAAGACCCGCTTCGGCACGATGAGCGCTTATCGCCGCTTCCTCGGCGAGGGGCTGCTCTCGCTCCCCGGCGTACGCGAGACGCGCACCTACGCCGTGATGGAGGAAGTCAAGACCGATGGGCCGTTGCCCGTCTGA
- a CDS encoding ABC transporter ATP-binding protein — MQVEKPIFEAVDLSKSFDVSAPLLRRIIHREGRATLHAVDAINFRIPRGKTFSLVGESGCGKSTVARLVVGLYQPTGGKGVFDGHDMAGKRSRKEMAGLRRRFQMIFQDPFASLNPRWRVHDIIAEPIRAHGISDDERDITRRVALNLERVKLSARDGEKFPHEFSGGQRQRISIARALASEPEFLVCDEPTSALDVSVQAQILNLMKDLQRELGLSYLFISHDLAVVYHISDYLGVMYLGRLVEVGPAREIFKNPQHPYTRMLLDAIPDLEMTGRKRIPVGGEVPSPISPPSGCHFHPRCPFANARCKSETPGVTSLPGEIDVRCHAVEEGRLAAEVEKLKMQQSSAA, encoded by the coding sequence ATGCAGGTTGAAAAACCCATTTTTGAAGCCGTCGATCTCTCGAAATCATTCGACGTGTCGGCGCCCTTGCTGCGGCGGATCATCCACCGGGAGGGGCGCGCGACGCTGCATGCGGTCGATGCGATCAATTTCAGGATCCCGAGAGGCAAGACATTCAGCCTCGTCGGCGAGAGCGGCTGCGGCAAGTCCACGGTGGCGCGTCTCGTCGTCGGCCTGTACCAGCCGACCGGCGGCAAGGGCGTCTTCGACGGGCATGATATGGCCGGCAAGCGTTCGCGCAAGGAGATGGCCGGTCTGCGCCGGCGTTTCCAGATGATCTTCCAGGATCCGTTCGCCTCGCTGAACCCGCGCTGGCGCGTGCACGACATCATCGCCGAGCCGATCCGCGCCCACGGAATCTCGGATGACGAACGCGACATCACGCGCCGTGTCGCGCTCAATCTGGAGCGCGTGAAGCTCTCGGCGCGCGACGGCGAGAAATTCCCGCACGAGTTTTCCGGTGGTCAGCGTCAGCGGATCTCGATCGCGCGCGCACTCGCCTCCGAGCCGGAATTCCTCGTCTGTGACGAGCCGACATCGGCACTCGACGTCTCGGTACAGGCGCAGATTCTCAATCTCATGAAGGATCTGCAGCGTGAACTGGGGCTGTCCTATCTCTTCATCAGCCATGATCTCGCGGTGGTCTATCACATCTCGGATTATCTGGGCGTGATGTATCTCGGGCGTCTGGTCGAGGTCGGACCGGCGCGCGAGATCTTCAAGAACCCGCAGCATCCCTATACGCGCATGCTGCTCGATGCGATTCCCGATCTCGAAATGACCGGGCGCAAGCGCATTCCTGTTGGTGGTGAGGTGCCGAGCCCGATTTCGCCGCCGTCCGGCTGTCATTTCCACCCGCGCTGCCCCTTCGCCAACGCGCGCTGCAAGAGCGAGACACCGGGCGTGACGTCGCTTCCGGGCGAGATCGACGTGCGTTGTCATGCGGTCGAGGAGGGGCGGCTCGCAGCCGAGGTCGAGAAGCTCAAGATGCAGCAGAGCTCGGCGGCCTGA
- a CDS encoding ABC transporter ATP-binding protein, with product MRSIPSCAEEGLVSTKKPVLEVRNLRVEFPNRRGNLVAVDDVSFTVNEGEVLGVVGESGAGKSMTGSAIIGLLEPPGRIAGGEVWLDGERIDNLSQEAMRKIRGKRIGMVFQDPLTSLNPLYTVGWQLIETILTHQDLTEAQARKHAIDLLGEVGIPSPEKRIDQYPHQFSGGMRQRVVIALALCVNPRMIIADEPTTALDVSIQAQIIKLLKRLCDEHGAAIMLVTHDMGVIAETADRVAVMYAGRIAEIGPVQDVIKKAKHPYTEGLMGSIPVVGHDLERLTQIEGSMPRLTEIPRGCAFNPRCPQVFDRCRVERPNLIDVDRSSAACWLHANGTSKTEAAQ from the coding sequence ATGCGCTCAATCCCAAGCTGCGCTGAGGAGGGTCTCGTGAGCACCAAGAAACCGGTTCTCGAGGTCAGGAACCTCCGGGTCGAATTCCCCAATCGTCGCGGCAATCTGGTTGCGGTCGACGATGTCTCCTTTACCGTCAATGAGGGCGAGGTGCTCGGTGTTGTCGGTGAATCCGGCGCAGGCAAGTCGATGACGGGCTCCGCCATCATCGGTCTGCTGGAGCCCCCGGGACGGATTGCCGGCGGGGAGGTGTGGCTCGATGGCGAGCGCATCGACAATCTGTCTCAGGAGGCCATGCGAAAAATCCGCGGCAAGCGGATCGGCATGGTCTTCCAGGACCCGCTGACCTCGCTCAACCCGCTTTATACGGTGGGGTGGCAGCTCATCGAAACGATCCTGACCCATCAGGATCTGACCGAGGCGCAGGCCAGAAAGCATGCCATTGATCTTCTCGGCGAGGTGGGTATCCCATCGCCGGAGAAGCGAATCGACCAGTATCCGCACCAGTTCTCCGGCGGCATGCGACAGCGTGTCGTCATCGCGCTCGCCCTGTGCGTGAATCCGCGCATGATCATCGCGGATGAGCCGACCACGGCGCTCGACGTGTCGATCCAGGCGCAGATCATCAAGCTGCTCAAGCGTCTGTGCGATGAGCATGGCGCGGCGATCATGCTGGTGACACACGATATGGGTGTTATCGCCGAGACGGCTGACCGCGTGGCGGTGATGTATGCCGGCCGGATCGCCGAGATCGGGCCGGTTCAGGATGTCATCAAGAAAGCCAAGCACCCTTACACGGAAGGGCTGATGGGCTCGATTCCGGTCGTCGGCCATGATCTTGAGCGCCTCACCCAGATCGAGGGTTCAATGCCGCGTCTGACGGAAATCCCCAGGGGCTGCGCCTTCAATCCGCGTTGCCCGCAGGTGTTTGATCGGTGCCGCGTGGAGCGACCGAATCTCATCGATGTCGATCGCTCGAGTGCCGCGTGCTGGCTGCACGCCAATGGCACAAGCAAGACCGAAGCGGCGCAATAG